A window from Schistosoma haematobium chromosome 1, whole genome shotgun sequence encodes these proteins:
- a CDS encoding hypothetical protein (EggNog:ENOG410V8MW~COG:P): MAKKKSSLVITDPSANQGYNDGKFDKEPSDFCNICLLIFLYILQGIPLGLSSAVPYLLQSDPKSANYQSQAAFSFAFWPFSLKLAWAPIVDSLYSSRIGRRKTWLVPVQYALGINLLIIALYVNQWLGRTPDNPWGPLGVVHPVDISRLTVAFFGLTFLAATQDIVVDGWALTMLSRKNLGWASTCNTVGQTLGHLIAFVVLMCLESPDISNKYIRLTPVEGEGLITFSGFLYFWGIVFLVATTLVGVFKKEVPHNLSVISSAHSNQLDNHSNGSVAYLNQTGNIEGQLSSRNRIAQINIIDKQISCESTRSRSRTPSGWSRIIEIPPDEELNVTESNKELSLFDTYRFMLGICKLKPILQYILLLFIAKVSNYIYIGLYLILSHEIRGQQIKEFYLVVLISVLCWKKIYLLILFFYVNTPY, encoded by the exons ATGGCCAAGAAGAAATCATCACTTGTTATAACTGACCCATCTGCAAATCAAGGTTATAATGACGGAAAGTTTGATAAAGAACCTTCAGACTTTTGTAATATTTGTCTTCTCATATTTCTCTACATTTTGCAA GGAATTCCTCTTGGACTGTCGTCTGCAGTCCCTTACTTATTACAATCAGATCCAAAATCGGCTAATTACCAATCACAAGCAGCTTTCTCGTTTGCATTTTGGCCATTTTCACTTAAATTAGCTTGGGCTCCAATAGTAGACTCGTTGTACAGTTCACGTATAGGTAGACGAAAGACTTGGCTTGTTCCCGTTCAATATGCTCTTGGAATTAACCTACTTATTATCGCGCTCTATGTTAACCAGTGGTTGGGGCGTACACCTGATAACCCATGGGGCCCATTAGGTGTGGTGCATCCAGTGGATATTTCACGCTTGACTGTAGCTTTCTTTGGACTTACTTTTCTTGCAGCTACACAAGATATTGTAGTAGATGGATGGGCACTTACAATGTTGTCTAG GAAAAACTTAGGATGGGCTTCCACATGTAATACAGTTGGTCAAACATTGGGTCATTTAATTGCGTTTGTCGTCCTCATGTGTTTAGAATCACCAGATATTTCTAATAAGTATATACGATTGACTCCTGTTGAAGGTGAAGGGCTGATTACTTTTTCAG gttttctttatttttggGGTATTGTATTCCTGGTGGCAACCACACTTGTTGGAGTTTTTAAGAAGGAAGTACCTCATAATCTGTCCGTTATATCATCTGCTCATTCTAATCAACTTGATAATCATTCAAATGGTTCGGTAGCCTATTTAAATCAAACAGGAAATATCGAAGGACAGTTATCGTCTAGAAATCGTATCgcacaaataaatataattgataaacaaATTAGTTGTGAATCCACTCGAAGTCGTTCACGTACTCCCAGTGGTTGGAGTCGTATTATTGAAATTCCTCCCGATGAAGAACTGAATGTAACTGAGTCAAACAAAGAATTGTCATTATTTGATACCTATCGTTTTATGTTAGGTATTTGTAAATTGAAGCCTATTTTACAAtacatattgttattattcattgcCAAGGTAAGTAATTATATATACATTGGTTTGTATTTGATCTTGTCCCACGAAATTCGAGGTCAACAAATCAAAGAATTTTATCTTGTAGTACTGATTTCTGTCCTATGTTGGAAAAAGATTTATTTACTAATCCTTTTTTTTTACGTTAATACTCCATACTAG